The Rhopalosiphum maidis isolate BTI-1 chromosome 1, ASM367621v3, whole genome shotgun sequence genome has a segment encoding these proteins:
- the LOC113549344 gene encoding uncharacterized protein LOC113549344 has protein sequence MNTMKKKKSAGLKKTNNLSNLEAHFIGFDIDDKVLKRFENKKKLLKMELSKETSEPMEVDEPTDCASIIHNNHVNKKKQSKSSISTPEPNDIKNNWSNKRHKKVNTRSDTLESLKLHVPPSLELTTPTFNLTFSNTRTRRSTAIKNKSVISDAIFKLPFDHGWKRELVYRTSGESAVTPANRSGDVYYYSPNGQKLQSLRDIQEQLDILSDKTSLTIDCFTFLKQPIGVNDKSKELIRDAHFKSFKDNTSVGAAVQPKKSKIPEQRPPFDYENKKSASKMKKDAKTSSRSRSIKGNSESILRAIESIVSRKLYPKLEIIDFMKRRLPTSDRKIIMQTRCGKRCPNIDVPCSLLCTRCLVNYHTECVNVNVHLKIIGYVCLHCRIIMKQRDTRVQSSHTLVIGATEPEKLRVEPIRIRQVHQAPSTPISKIEEPHYKIDEYRDGNVSKTKIVDDSFHEQYVYEIKKIRGPSLTTCVIQEPKNLEENSEMNGSFKEIATPFASMQTFNYMVKALGHIFKYLNIHELLSVSRVCTAWNIIAMNKLLWQNCRLKNAMVYDWERFVDSIDQQRTDMLDTRKMSIPVQIDEFKNFWLHFSKAMKRAQKLKFIELYRCPTHVVEDIIHSLPQLEVLNATSIKNPNVTKEIKNPHDLMALNLNYLGQMTNLIELRLKGLTGIKLTSLPSFENLINLNKFSLTSIDSFPKDICQSLDTITDNIEFLEIGDCDFLSKDFAVSLKRFVNLKSLRLENCYGKWESYAQDVFTAIRGLKKLTILELINIEFSNCVEDELEKCVGIKALLIIPAYMSESATTNCHLIDCLEKLSKTLTHLVWGLTRELLLATDLFITKYQQNQHNIDYNLELSHTKEKTNYIPILRTRKPRQRLGEEPAPKKDKNQDKSDDVNLVSISDLEKLLDTMMPDAKTGVIKVPFSRTVRVYLSELFNDL, from the exons ATGAATACAATGAAGAAAAAGAAATCTGCtggtttaaaa aaaaccaATAATCTTTCAAACCTAGAAGCACATTTTATTGGATTTGATATTGATGATAAAGTACTGaaaagatttgaaaataagaaaaaat tattaaaaatggaaCTTAGTAAAGAAACAAGTGAGCCTATGGAAGTAGACGAGCCAACTGACTGTGCAtccattattcataataatcatgttaataaaaagaaacaatCTAAATCAAGTA tatcaaCACCAGAACCTAATGATATAAAGAATAATTGGAGTAATAAGAGGCATAAGAAAGTCAATACTCGCAGTGATACCTTAGAATCTTTGAAATTACATGTTCCGCCTTCCTTAG aACTTACCACTCCTACATTCAACTTAACTTTTTCTAACACTAGAACGCGCCGTAGTAcagccataaaaaataaatcagttaTCAGTGATGCTATTTTCAAACTCCCATTTGATCAtg gatGGAAACGAGAGTTAGTATATAGAACATCAGGTGAATCTGCTGTTACTCCGGCCAATAGAAGTGGtgatgtatactattattctcCAAATGGTCAGAAACTACAATCATTACGAGACATTCAGGAACAATTGGATATTTTATCTGATAAAACTTCTCTTACTATagattgttttacatttttaaaacaaccaATTGGCGTAAATGATAAATCAAAAGAACTGATCAGAGATGCACATTTCAAATCATTTaag gatAACACTTCTGTCGGTGCTGCTGTTCAacctaaaaaatctaaaatacctGAACAGCGCCCACCATTTgattatgaaaacaaaaagtctgctagtaaaatgaaaaaagatgCGAAGACTTCCTCAAGATCAAGATCCATAaaag gGAATTCAGAATCAATTCTGCGAGCTATTGAATCTATTGTATCGAGAAAATTGTATCCTAAACTTGAGATCATTGATTTCATGAAACGCcg gttGCCAACATCAGATAGGAAAATCATCATGCAGACTCGTTGTGGTAAGCGGTGCCCTAATATTGATGTGCCTTGCTCTTTATTGTGTACTCGTTGTTTAGTAAACTATCACACAGAATGTGTCAACGTAAAtgttcacttaaaaattattggttatGTATGTTTA caCTGTcgaattattatgaaacaaaGAGATACTCGTGTACAATCATCTCATACTTTAGTTATTGGTGCTACTGAACCGGAGAAACTACGCGTTGAACCGATTCGTATAAGACAAGTTCATCAGGCACCAAGTACGCcaatttctaaaattgaagaaccacattataaaattgatgaatATAGAGATGGAAATGTATCCAAAACTAAAATAGTTGATGATAGTTTTCACGAACAgtatgtttatgaaataaaaaaaatacgaggACCTAGTTTAACGACTTGTGTTATTCAAGAGCCCAAAAATTTGGAAga gAATTCTGAAATGAATGGTTCATTTAAAGAAATTGCAACTCCTTTCGCATCTATGCAAACATTTAACTATATGGTTAAAGCATTAGggcacatatttaaatatttaaatatacatgagCTTTTATCCGTTTCTAGAGTATGTACCGCCTGGAATATAATTGCAATGAACAAGTTatta tggcAAAATTGTCGTTTAAAAAATGCTATGGTCTATGACTGGGAAAGGTTTGTAGACTCTATTGATCAACAAAGAACTGATATGTTAGATACTAGAAAAATGTCGATACCTGTACAAATTgatgaattcaaaaatttttggTTGCATTTTTCCAAAGCAATGAAAAGAGCACAGAAgttaaaattcattgaattgtATAGATGTCCTACCCATGTAGTTGAAGATATTATTCACTCATTACCTCAACTTGAAGTACTTAATGCAACttcaataaa aaatccaAATGTAACAAAAGAGATAAAAAATCCCCATGATCTTATGGccctaaacttaaattatttaggccAAATGACAAACCTCATTGAGTTAAGACTAAAAGGTTTAACTGGAATCAAATTAACATCATTGCcatcatttgaaaatttaataaatttaaataaattt tcattAACCTCTATAGATTCGTTTCCAAAAGACATCTGTCAGAGTTTGGATACTATTACTGATAACATAGAGTTTTTGGAAATTGGTGATTGTGATTTCTTATCAAAAGATTTTGCTGTGTCACTAAAAAGATTTGTCAATTTGAAATCGTTGAGATTGGAAAATTGTTACGGTAAATGGGAAAGTTATGCACAAGACGTTTTTACTGCTATTAGGGGTCTTAAAAAGCTCACTATTCTGGAATTGATAAACATAGAATTCAGTAATTGTGTTGAAGATGAATTGGAAAAATGTGTTGGAATTAAAGCTTTACTAATTATTCCTGCTTATATGAGCGAa tctGCAACTACCAACTGCCACTTGATTGATTGCCTCGAGAAACTCTCCAAGACATTAACACATTTGGTTTGGGGATTGACTCGTGAATTACTCCTTGCTACTGACTTATTTATAACgaaatatcaacaaaatcagcataatattgattataatttagaattatcCCATACCAAAGAAAAGACTAACTACATACCTATACTAAGGACAAGAAAACCTAGACAGCGACTAGGAGAAGAGCCTGCTCCCAAAAAGGACAAGAATCAAGACAAATCAGATGACGTTAATTTAGTTTCAATTTCTGATCTAGAGAAATTGTTAGATACAATGATGCCGGATGCTAAGACTGGGGTAATTAAGGTTCCCTTTTCGAGAACAGTTAGAGTTTATTTGAGTGAACTGTTTAATGATCtttga
- the LOC113549289 gene encoding uncharacterized protein LOC113549289 yields the protein MLEKHNSSNIHKLSVEKYKSWVSAKKTGSVATKLNTQLKEDILKNREIMRSLIRCVLYCGRQDIALQLHAKALAEVEKVIKSVEEISSEKSIPVTEKRKKNVSSKLTDYFVTSSIGQNQMDNISEHEIKMRNQYFEIIDTIVMEMNQRFKQTELIEACNPSFKMFLDFVTLIKFPGISTDNQFIENMGASFLQLEEVYRRILVIPISSATAERSFSTMRRIKTYNRSTMAGKRLYNLALLSIEREKSEALIQNPYEILNEFASDKLRRLNFSM from the exons ATGTTAGAAAAACACAATTCttcaaatattcataaactatcagttgaaaaatataaatcgtgGGTATCCGCTAAAAAAACTGGTTCTGTagcaacaaaattaaatactcaattaaaagaagacattttaaaaaatcgggAAATTATGAGATCATTGATCAGATGCGTGTTATATTGCGGGAGACAAGATATTGCTTTAC aATTGCATGCAAAAGCACTTGCCGAGGttgaaaaagtaattaaatctGTAGAAGAAATCAGTAGTGAAAAGAGCATCCCAGTTACGGAAAAGAGAAAAAAGAATGTATCATCAAAACTTACAGATTATTTTGTGACAAGTTCTATAGGACAAAATCAAATGGATAACATTTCTGAAcacgaaataaaaatgagaaaTCAATACTTTGAAATAATTGACACTATCGTCATGGAAATGAACCAAAGATTTAAGCAAACAGAACTAATTGAAGCCTGTAATCCAagcttcaaaatgtttttagacTTTGTCACACTTATAAAATTTCCAGGAATTTCTAcagataatcaatttattgaaaa caTGGGAGCATCATTCTTACAGCTAGAAGAAGTGTACAGAAGAATTTTAGTTATTCCAATTTCAAGTGCTACAGCTGAAAGGAGTTTTTCTACAATGAGGAGAATTAAAACGTACAATAGATCGACCATGGCCGGAAAACGTTTATACAACCTAGCTCTGCTATCGATTGAAAGAGAAAAAAGTGAAGCGTTAATACAAAATCCATacgaaattttaaatgaatttgcTAGTGATAAGTTAAGGAGGTTAAATTTTTCCAtgtaa
- the LOC113549279 gene encoding sentrin-specific protease-like, with protein sequence MASDRVLYNPTQLYLNDHVINNYLELINKRNSNVYIYNTHLYANLSPERYSLYYRWTKKLDLFSKTKILVPINLTTLKHWVLVCMNLELKQMQYYDSLQGNGISYQKQVFDFLSFVHLHSRGTPLNSKEWSFINVTNIPIQKNSYDCGVFLCTYAEYLARDAVFNFSQEHMVSFRQLIAYELTTKKLVDINVEAHDIDAFITSIVNA encoded by the coding sequence ATGGCTAGTGACAGAGTTCTTTATAACCCTACTCAGTTGTATCTAAATGatcatgtaataaataattatttggaaCTTATTAATAAGCgtaattcaaatgtttatatatataacacacaTTTGTACGCAAATCTGTCTCCAGAAAGATATTCTTTGTATTATCGGTGGACAAAGAAATTAGATTTGTTTTCGaagacaaaaatattagtccctattaatttaactactttGAAACATTGGGTTTTGGTATGTATGAATTTAGAGTTAAAACAaatgcaatattatgatagtctGCAAGGAAATGGTATTTCCTACCAAAAacaagtttttgattttttgagtTTTGTACATTTACATTCAAGAGGAACgccattaaattcaaaagaatggtcttttataaatgtaactaACATTCCTATTCAAAAGAATAGTTATGATTGTGGTGTATTTCTTTGTACATATGCGGAATACTTAGCCAGGGACGCCGTGTTTAACTTTTCACAAGAACACATGGTCTCATTTCGTCAACTTATTGCATATGAGTTAACGACGAAAAAATTAGTTGATATAAATGTGGAAGCTCACGACATTGATGCATTTATTACGAGTATagtaaatgcataa